The Thermomicrobiales bacterium genome contains a region encoding:
- a CDS encoding MFS transporter produces the protein MSTTVPVLTPRPTRPGLALAAISCALLLGMTTWFSATAVLPQLRTEWGVSDLTGSLLTIAVQLGFVVGSLIAAAFNLPDIVPPQRLMLYGAFLAATANAVLLLADGPALAVPLRFVTGIGLAGVYPPALKALATWYRSGRGAALGAITAAVTLGSATPHLINGIGGVDWHLVVALTSALTLIGGALAALIPEGPYPFPRGVFDPRQIRATIANRGVRLASLGYFGHMWELYAMWAWFSAFILAVLNERGWSDPGRSASLMTFAVIGVGAVGCIVVGLIADRWQRPLIINYSLAVSGACALIIGFLVHAPLPLIFGVGLIWGFAVVADSAQFSALVTEHADQRFVGTALTLQLAVGFALTVTTIWLIPFARDIVGWRWAFALLGFGPAVGIAAMLRLSAANR, from the coding sequence GTGTCGACCACCGTCCCGGTTCTTACTCCGCGTCCCACCAGACCAGGGTTGGCGTTGGCAGCGATTTCCTGTGCCCTGCTGTTAGGGATGACGACATGGTTCTCAGCCACGGCGGTTCTACCGCAACTGCGTACCGAGTGGGGTGTGTCAGATCTGACCGGCTCGTTGCTGACTATCGCCGTCCAGCTTGGGTTCGTGGTCGGGTCGCTCATAGCTGCCGCTTTCAACCTGCCGGACATCGTGCCGCCGCAGCGACTGATGCTGTATGGCGCATTCCTCGCAGCCACGGCCAACGCCGTGCTGTTGCTGGCGGACGGTCCCGCGTTGGCCGTGCCACTGCGCTTCGTGACTGGCATCGGGCTGGCCGGTGTGTACCCACCGGCGCTCAAGGCACTGGCGACCTGGTATCGCTCCGGCCGCGGTGCCGCACTCGGCGCGATTACCGCCGCAGTCACCCTCGGTTCGGCGACGCCGCATCTCATCAATGGGATCGGCGGGGTTGATTGGCATCTCGTTGTTGCGTTGACCTCCGCGCTGACGCTCATCGGCGGCGCGCTGGCCGCGCTCATACCGGAAGGCCCGTATCCGTTCCCACGCGGCGTCTTCGATCCACGCCAGATCCGCGCGACGATCGCCAATCGCGGCGTGCGTCTGGCATCACTTGGCTACTTCGGACACATGTGGGAGCTGTATGCGATGTGGGCGTGGTTCTCGGCCTTCATCCTCGCCGTCCTCAACGAGCGCGGTTGGAGCGATCCGGGACGATCGGCATCGCTGATGACGTTTGCCGTCATCGGCGTCGGTGCGGTCGGCTGCATCGTCGTCGGTCTGATCGCCGATCGCTGGCAGAGACCGCTCATCATCAACTACTCGCTGGCGGTTTCCGGTGCGTGCGCGCTCATCATCGGGTTCCTCGTTCATGCGCCGCTGCCGCTCATCTTCGGCGTCGGCCTGATCTGGGGCTTCGCTGTCGTAGCGGATTCGGCGCAGTTCTCTGCGCTCGTCACCGAGCACGCCGACCAGCGTTTTGTTGGCACGGCGCTGACACTCCAGCTCGCGGTCGGATTTGCGCTGACTGTGACGACGATCTGGCTGATCCCGTTCGCGCGTGACATCGTTGGCTGGCGGTGGGCGTTCGCGTTGCTGGGATTCGGCCCGGCGGTTGGTATCGCCGCGATGCTGCGTCTGAGTGCTGCGAATAGGTGA
- a CDS encoding M14 family metallopeptidase, translating into MTAQQGERQIDVSRFHTFDELTSLLQGLVASYPKLATLESIGQSHEGRDIWLVTITNQETGAADDKPAMYIDGNIHAGEVTGCNVALYTAEMLLSGYGSDADITELLDTRTFYIAPRVQPDGAELYLTTPYTLRSSVREWPGGDPDDGLTPEDINDDGLILQMRVKDPKGEWRVSEHDDRLMVKRQPDELTGDFYRLYTEGLLNDYVRGPIKLARPKWGLDQNRNWPSNWTTLQRGGGPFPLSEPETRAVAQFVESHRNIVILQNYHTMGGVLLRSPCAVGDSAIPPRDMETYQKMGQIGERITGYPCTPVYDAFPELDDRGRRNTSGGFIEWTYDHLGIFSFATELWDLQSRAGIEKPAKDPMRVVREQTEDDGLKLLKFNDEQLGGRCFVRWSEFEHPQLGIVEIGGWKLKEVRQNAPSEFLLDECERNAAFSVRQAAMTPKLAIQDVEVEKIADDAFVIRALVVNEGYLPSYGSEMAQRAGIAKPVEVQIEGAEPIIGKKKQVIGHLQGRSAARGMMFAFGAGKVENERLLEWLVRGTGEVTITATSQKGGTVRETVSLA; encoded by the coding sequence ATGACCGCACAACAGGGTGAGCGCCAGATCGATGTCTCGCGCTTCCACACGTTCGACGAGCTGACGAGCCTGCTGCAGGGCCTCGTCGCGTCATACCCGAAGCTGGCGACGCTGGAATCGATCGGCCAGTCGCACGAGGGCCGCGACATCTGGCTGGTCACGATCACAAACCAGGAGACCGGCGCGGCGGACGACAAGCCGGCCATGTACATCGACGGCAACATCCACGCCGGCGAAGTCACCGGCTGCAATGTCGCGCTGTACACTGCCGAAATGCTGCTGAGCGGTTACGGTAGCGACGCCGACATCACCGAGCTTCTCGACACGCGCACGTTCTACATCGCGCCGCGCGTCCAGCCGGACGGTGCGGAGCTGTATCTCACGACGCCGTACACGCTGCGCTCGTCGGTGCGCGAGTGGCCGGGCGGCGATCCCGACGATGGCCTGACGCCGGAGGACATCAACGACGACGGGCTGATCCTGCAGATGCGCGTCAAGGACCCGAAGGGCGAGTGGCGCGTCTCCGAGCACGACGACCGCCTGATGGTGAAGCGCCAGCCGGACGAGCTGACCGGCGATTTCTACCGCCTCTACACCGAGGGTCTGCTGAACGACTACGTCCGTGGCCCGATCAAGCTGGCACGCCCCAAGTGGGGGCTGGATCAGAACCGCAACTGGCCGTCAAACTGGACGACGCTGCAACGCGGTGGTGGACCGTTCCCGCTCTCCGAGCCGGAGACGCGCGCCGTGGCGCAGTTCGTCGAGTCGCATCGCAACATCGTCATTCTGCAGAACTACCACACGATGGGCGGCGTGCTGCTGCGCTCCCCATGCGCCGTCGGCGATAGCGCCATTCCGCCGCGCGACATGGAGACGTACCAGAAGATGGGCCAGATCGGCGAGCGCATCACCGGCTATCCCTGCACGCCGGTCTACGACGCGTTCCCCGAGCTGGACGACCGCGGGCGACGCAATACATCCGGCGGCTTCATCGAGTGGACTTACGATCACCTCGGCATCTTCTCCTTCGCCACTGAGCTGTGGGACCTGCAATCCCGCGCCGGCATCGAGAAGCCGGCCAAGGACCCGATGCGCGTCGTCCGCGAGCAGACCGAGGACGACGGCCTGAAGCTGCTGAAGTTCAACGACGAGCAGCTCGGCGGTCGGTGCTTCGTGCGCTGGAGCGAGTTCGAGCACCCGCAGCTGGGCATCGTCGAGATCGGCGGCTGGAAGCTGAAGGAAGTCCGCCAGAACGCGCCGTCCGAATTCCTGCTGGATGAGTGCGAGCGCAACGCCGCGTTCTCAGTCCGCCAGGCGGCGATGACACCCAAGCTGGCGATTCAGGACGTCGAGGTCGAGAAGATCGCCGACGATGCGTTCGTCATCCGCGCGCTCGTCGTCAACGAGGGCTACCTGCCGTCGTACGGCAGCGAAATGGCTCAGCGAGCCGGAATCGCCAAGCCGGTTGAGGTGCAGATCGAGGGTGCCGAGCCGATCATCGGCAAGAAGAAGCAGGTCATCGGCCACCTGCAGGGCCGTAGCGCCGCTCGCGGCATGATGTTCGCCTTCGGTGCCGGCAAGGTCGAGAACGAACGGCTGCTCGAGTGGCTCGTCCGCGGCACCGGCGAAGTGACGATCACCGCCACGTCGCAGAAGGGCGGCACTGTCCGGGAGACGGTTTCGCTGGCCTGA
- a CDS encoding nitronate monooxygenase — MLSTRLNALLGIDYPVLNAPMSGTATADLAAAVSQAGGFGMLGGTSAGGADWLREQIRAVRAMTDRPFGVGFISSFPGVDDLVQVALDERVVAINHSFADPTPWVEPAHARGVLIFTQVQTVAQATRAAQAGVDVVIAQGTEAGGHTGTAGSLALLPAVVDAVGDIPVVAAGGIGDGRGLAAALLLGATGCWLGTRFVASKEWAGGEREQQAVLAASADDTMRTNVYDQVRGATFPEGIADRVLRNPFNTTWDGRTDEIAARRSDLRRELEDASQRNDPDVVDVSAGVAVGLIATAEPAGDIVRAIVADAERILRQRVAELLS; from the coding sequence ATGCTGTCGACACGATTGAATGCTCTGCTGGGTATCGACTATCCAGTGCTGAACGCGCCGATGAGCGGTACGGCCACTGCTGATCTCGCCGCCGCCGTGTCGCAGGCCGGTGGCTTCGGCATGCTTGGCGGCACGAGCGCCGGTGGGGCGGACTGGCTTCGCGAGCAGATCCGCGCCGTGCGCGCGATGACCGATCGCCCGTTCGGCGTCGGCTTCATTTCGTCATTCCCGGGTGTCGATGACCTCGTGCAGGTCGCGCTGGATGAGCGCGTGGTTGCGATCAACCACTCATTTGCCGACCCAACCCCCTGGGTCGAGCCTGCCCACGCGCGTGGTGTGCTCATCTTTACGCAGGTCCAGACTGTTGCCCAGGCGACGCGCGCGGCTCAGGCCGGGGTGGATGTCGTCATTGCGCAGGGCACTGAGGCCGGCGGGCACACCGGCACGGCTGGATCGCTGGCGCTGTTGCCGGCTGTCGTTGATGCCGTCGGAGACATCCCGGTCGTCGCAGCCGGTGGCATCGGCGATGGTCGCGGCCTCGCCGCCGCGCTGCTGCTGGGCGCGACCGGCTGCTGGCTGGGAACGCGCTTCGTCGCCAGCAAGGAGTGGGCCGGTGGAGAACGCGAGCAGCAGGCAGTGCTGGCGGCGTCCGCTGATGACACCATGCGGACGAACGTCTACGACCAGGTGCGTGGCGCGACGTTCCCTGAAGGCATCGCAGACCGCGTCCTGCGCAACCCGTTCAACACAACCTGGGATGGCCGGACGGATGAGATCGCCGCCCGGCGCTCGGACTTGCGTCGCGAGCTGGAGGACGCCTCACAGCGCAACGATCCTGATGTCGTCGATGTCAGTGCTGGTGTCGCGGTCGGCCTGATCGCGACAGCCGAGCCAGCCGGTGACATCGTCCGCGCTATCGTCGCCGACGCCGAGCGCATCCTGCGTCAGCGCGTCGCGGAGCTGCTGAG